From the genome of Methanobrevibacter smithii ATCC 35061, one region includes:
- a CDS encoding heavy metal-binding domain-containing protein, whose product MVSVNEFPIATANEIPGFKIIETKGFVYGLTVRSRGVGGQVSAGLRSLVGGEIKEYVSMMEDSRDEALERLIEHAKQLGGNAIVAVRFDSNDISNVMQEILAYGTAVVVEKEE is encoded by the coding sequence ATGGTATCTGTAAATGAATTTCCAATAGCAACTGCAAATGAAATACCAGGTTTTAAAATTATTGAAACAAAAGGTTTTGTCTATGGTTTGACTGTTAGAAGTAGAGGTGTAGGAGGTCAGGTATCTGCCGGTTTACGCTCTTTAGTTGGTGGTGAAATTAAAGAATATGTTTCCATGATGGAAGATTCAAGAGATGAAGCATTGGAAAGATTAATTGAACATGCCAAACAATTAGGTGGAAATGCTATTGTTGCAGTACGTTTTGATTCTAATGATATTTCTAATGTTATGCAGGAGATTCTTGCTTATGGAACTGCTGTTGTAGTTGAAAAAGAAGAATAA
- a CDS encoding Mov34/MPN/PAD-1 family protein, translating into MGFISKLFNTDSDEFKEVRVDREVLESVIYYAKKAYPNEFLAFFDGKIKDKILYITSLIFLPGETCDVGAVVHTEMLPPTLKYWGSVHSHPGPSAHPSGADLKTFSKNGLFHMIVCLPYSLETFMAYDKYGEPMDYTVGEYADEIDGDISEFFDEDDVLKDGEELKPGFFDDEDDFDLEDEDIDQDYREYEMKTQNSNPTIISNIELPPLCDGDNIQIELDENGNIKRIYKLPKDE; encoded by the coding sequence ATGGGTTTTATTTCAAAATTATTTAATACAGATAGTGATGAATTCAAGGAAGTTAGAGTTGATAGGGAAGTCCTTGAATCTGTAATTTATTATGCTAAAAAAGCGTATCCTAATGAATTTTTAGCTTTTTTTGACGGTAAAATCAAAGATAAAATACTTTATATTACTAGTCTGATTTTTTTACCTGGTGAAACCTGTGATGTTGGAGCTGTTGTCCATACTGAGATGCTGCCGCCTACTTTAAAATACTGGGGATCAGTTCATTCCCATCCGGGACCAAGTGCACATCCTTCCGGTGCAGATTTAAAAACATTTTCTAAAAATGGTTTATTTCACATGATTGTCTGTTTGCCCTATAGCTTGGAAACATTTATGGCATATGACAAGTATGGAGAACCTATGGATTATACTGTAGGGGAATATGCTGATGAAATTGACGGAGACATTAGCGAATTTTTTGATGAAGACGATGTTTTAAAAGATGGTGAAGAGTTAAAACCGGGATTTTTTGATGATGAAGATGATTTTGACTTGGAAGACGAAGATATAGATCAGGATTACAGGGAATACGAGATGAAAACTCAAAACAGTAATCCTACAATAATTTCCAATATAGAATTGCCTCCTCTTTGTGATGGAGATAATATTCAAATTGAATTAGATGAAAACGGAAATATTAAACGTATTTATAAGCTTCCAAAAGATGAATAA
- a CDS encoding PRC-barrel domain-containing protein, whose product MVEVSSLKELDIYTVTGHYVGRVADVILNIRLGTISKLQVRAIEPEKKQVGFRDLMKRSFQVAPEEEHDVRSFKNDLLTIDFDKVQAIGDIMLINPRDMKKVRHEPPVSEAISPNQQSQIPKQSEPKAQTEFEKF is encoded by the coding sequence ATGGTGGAAGTTTCAAGTTTAAAAGAATTAGATATTTATACAGTAACAGGACACTATGTCGGAAGAGTGGCTGATGTAATTCTTAATATTAGATTAGGTACAATTTCTAAATTGCAAGTAAGGGCTATTGAACCTGAAAAAAAACAAGTAGGTTTCAGAGACCTTATGAAAAGAAGTTTTCAGGTTGCTCCAGAAGAAGAACATGATGTAAGATCTTTTAAAAATGATTTATTAACTATTGATTTTGATAAAGTTCAAGCTATTGGCGATATAATGTTGATTAATCCAAGAGATATGAAAAAAGTAAGACATGAACCACCAGTGTCTGAAGCCATTTCTCCTAATCAACAATCTCAAATTCCAAAACAAAGTGAGCCTAAAGCACAAACAGAATTTGAAAAATTCTAA
- a CDS encoding transcriptional regulator — translation MLNRSKMLQEIDNLLTSEGYKTSNIYDQGSFDLVARKNLLILLLKTFLNIDSINEANAHEMKQLANIFLASPIIIGEKSRNGILEEGVIYERYDIPAISFETLKNMILYKEYPEILADRGGYFVKVDGNVIKQYREEYSLSLKDLADLAHVSRATMYKYENEIVRANTETAMILEEILNTKVTLDIDLLKPTISEDIEYSNVEGADDLSKLGYGILSTNKSPFDAVAKMKSSKDKSSLLTNVEKNRSEKTLKRMAIPLKDLSMITSSEPVFIINNDKIKDSLGTIPVIKSWELKEFENPSELLKIIRERKDNM, via the coding sequence ATGTTAAATCGAAGTAAAATGTTACAAGAAATAGATAATTTATTAACCTCTGAAGGTTATAAAACATCTAACATTTACGATCAAGGATCATTTGACCTTGTAGCACGTAAAAACTTATTAATTTTACTTTTAAAAACTTTTTTAAATATAGACAGTATTAATGAAGCCAATGCTCATGAAATGAAACAATTAGCTAATATATTCCTTGCTTCCCCGATTATAATTGGTGAAAAATCAAGAAACGGCATTCTGGAAGAAGGAGTAATCTATGAAAGATATGATATTCCTGCTATAAGTTTTGAAACCTTAAAAAATATGATACTTTACAAGGAATATCCTGAAATCCTTGCAGACAGAGGAGGATACTTTGTTAAAGTTGACGGTAATGTTATAAAGCAATACAGAGAAGAATATTCATTATCATTGAAAGATTTGGCTGATTTGGCTCATGTATCAAGAGCAACAATGTACAAATATGAAAATGAAATTGTCAGAGCCAATACAGAAACAGCTATGATTCTCGAAGAAATACTAAATACAAAAGTAACATTGGATATTGATTTATTAAAACCGACCATAAGCGAAGATATTGAATACAGTAATGTTGAAGGAGCAGATGATTTATCCAAACTTGGTTACGGTATTTTATCTACAAATAAAAGTCCTTTTGATGCTGTAGCAAAAATGAAAAGCTCAAAAGACAAATCATCATTATTAACTAATGTTGAGAAAAACAGAAGTGAAAAAACTTTAAAAAGAATGGCTATCCCATTAAAAGATTTGTCAATGATTACATCTTCGGAACCTGTTTTTATAATAAATAATGACAAAATAAAAGATTCGCTTGGAACCATTCCTGTGATTAAATCCTGGGAATTGAAAGAATTTGAAAATCCTTCTGAATTATTGAAAATTATTAGAGAAAGAAAAGACAACATGTGA
- a CDS encoding tRNA(Ile)(2)-agmatinylcytidine synthase, whose product MILIKYLHIGIDDTDSPDGMCTTYLACHIIDKLKEVGIEIVGCPRLIRLNPFARFKTRGNGGVAFKILNDDKSDLAKKIVLDEVEKLAMFDCDNTNPGVVFYGGEITDEMVEYSFKAIYSFITIKEAEEFGNSIGCELHKFKKGRGIIGSIAAIGLPLEDFTYELLAYRVPENYGTKRHIDYDSVYLMDRETYPETFENVDYSEDYIAIEPKTPCPVLYGIRSNTVEALERAKKIVLVEEPVENYCIFKTNQHTDMHIQKTDDIASMKQFGCYEVVGTVKNKPTIIDGGHMFFYIFDDSGEIECGAYEPTKNFRKLVSDLRPGDIVKLFGGIGEQNTFNIEKFQVVKLNDVEYKNPICECGKRMTSAGKNKGFKCKKCGNKINDNKKVPIKIFRKLKNGQFYETPVSARRHLSKPICRMDL is encoded by the coding sequence GTGATTTTAATTAAATATTTGCATATTGGGATTGATGATACTGACTCTCCAGACGGTATGTGTACTACTTATTTGGCCTGCCATATTATTGATAAATTAAAGGAAGTAGGTATTGAAATTGTTGGTTGTCCTCGTTTAATTAGATTAAATCCATTTGCAAGATTCAAAACACGGGGAAACGGCGGTGTTGCTTTTAAAATATTAAATGATGATAAATCTGATTTAGCTAAGAAAATAGTTTTGGATGAAGTGGAAAAATTAGCTATGTTTGACTGTGATAATACAAATCCTGGTGTTGTATTTTATGGTGGTGAAATAACTGATGAAATGGTTGAATATTCATTTAAGGCTATTTATTCATTTATCACAATTAAGGAAGCTGAAGAATTTGGAAATTCTATCGGCTGTGAACTTCATAAGTTTAAGAAAGGAAGGGGAATTATTGGATCTATTGCAGCTATTGGGCTGCCTTTGGAGGATTTCACTTATGAACTGTTGGCGTATAGGGTGCCTGAAAATTATGGTACTAAAAGACACATTGATTATGATTCCGTTTATTTGATGGATAGGGAAACTTATCCTGAAACTTTTGAAAATGTTGATTATAGTGAAGATTATATAGCTATAGAACCTAAAACTCCATGTCCTGTTTTGTATGGTATCAGATCAAACACTGTTGAGGCTCTTGAGAGAGCTAAAAAAATAGTTCTGGTTGAAGAACCTGTGGAAAATTATTGCATTTTCAAGACTAATCAACACACTGATATGCACATTCAAAAAACGGATGATATAGCTAGTATGAAACAGTTTGGATGCTATGAAGTTGTGGGAACTGTAAAAAACAAACCAACAATTATTGATGGTGGCCATATGTTTTTTTACATTTTTGATGATTCTGGTGAGATTGAATGCGGAGCATATGAACCAACAAAAAATTTTAGAAAACTTGTATCTGATTTAAGACCGGGGGATATTGTTAAACTCTTCGGGGGAATTGGAGAACAAAATACATTTAATATTGAAAAGTTTCAAGTTGTTAAATTAAATGATGTTGAATATAAAAACCCTATTTGTGAATGTGGAAAAAGAATGACTTCTGCTGGAAAAAATAAGGGATTTAAATGTAAAAAATGCGGAAATAAAATTAATGATAATAAAAAAGTTCCTATTAAAATTTTCAGAAAATTAAAAAATGGTCAGTTTTATGAAACACCAGTTTCTGCTAGGCGTCATTTGTCAAAACCTATTTGTAGGATGGATTTATAG
- a CDS encoding DUF3100 domain-containing protein, whose product MGWAQISDKNEKVKGTEHIYRDKTDKTILKKAPWKDYRLHITVLFLVIISEFIGPVEFNLTKDICVVIMPLLYAMVIGLALFLLKPVKWITKKQSKIAESAMLLFIGPLLAKLAVASGQSFHILLDVGPALVLQEFGNLGTVFLALPVALLLGFKKETIGMTNSIGRETNVAVVIDKFGFDSAETRGVLTVFIIGTVIGTLYISFLSCLCVSVLPLHPYAFAMATGVGSASMNAAALAPLLNAFPASMSTNIQAFAGFSNLISFCVGIYFCIFLAIPLAQKLYAWLEPKIGRETSVSHLEEEK is encoded by the coding sequence TTGGGGTGGGCACAGATTAGCGATAAAAACGAAAAAGTTAAGGGAACTGAGCACATATATCGTGATAAGACTGATAAAACTATTTTAAAGAAAGCACCATGGAAAGATTATAGATTACATATTACTGTGCTTTTTTTGGTTATTATTTCCGAATTTATAGGACCTGTTGAATTCAATCTTACAAAAGACATTTGTGTTGTAATTATGCCGTTGTTATATGCAATGGTTATTGGTTTGGCTTTGTTCTTATTAAAACCAGTTAAATGGATTACTAAAAAACAATCTAAAATTGCAGAAAGTGCAATGCTGTTATTTATAGGACCGTTGCTTGCAAAATTAGCAGTAGCTAGTGGTCAGTCATTCCATATTTTACTTGATGTTGGTCCTGCTTTAGTTTTACAGGAGTTTGGTAATTTGGGAACTGTATTTTTAGCACTTCCTGTGGCATTGCTTTTAGGATTTAAAAAAGAAACTATTGGTATGACTAATTCTATTGGTCGTGAAACCAATGTGGCAGTTGTTATTGATAAATTTGGATTTGATTCTGCAGAAACTAGGGGAGTTTTAACAGTATTTATTATTGGAACTGTTATTGGAACGTTATACATCAGTTTTCTGTCATGTTTATGTGTATCAGTTTTACCACTTCATCCATATGCATTTGCAATGGCAACAGGGGTAGGCAGTGCAAGTATGAATGCAGCCGCATTAGCTCCATTGTTAAATGCTTTCCCGGCAAGTATGAGTACAAATATTCAGGCATTTGCAGGATTCAGTAATTTAATTTCCTTCTGTGTTGGAATTTATTTCTGTATATTTTTAGCTATTCCATTAGCTCAAAAATTATATGCTTGGCTTGAACCTAAAATTGGAAGAGAAACTTCTGTTTCTCATTTAGAGGAGGAAAAATAA
- a CDS encoding aspartate dehydrogenase: MKVGIIGCGAIANIIASTIVPEDNNIDIEYFYDNDVERAENLASFANGVAVLDLNDMLDKVDLVLECASPDSVKEHAPNVLSHGIDMIIMSIGAFMDKEFYSKVNDICKKKGTRIHLPSGAVVGLDGIKAVADFNLEEVNLVTRKSPKSLGKDIDEEEVLFEGKASEAVKEFPLNINVAATISLACNQDINVKIIVDPNVDRNVHEITAKGDFGEFKTTTKNFPCSANPKTSMLAALSAIKLLKSFNESITVGL; encoded by the coding sequence ATGAAAGTGGGAATTATAGGCTGTGGTGCTATTGCTAATATTATAGCTAGTACTATTGTTCCGGAAGATAATAATATAGATATTGAATATTTTTATGATAATGATGTTGAAAGAGCAGAAAACTTGGCATCTTTTGCTAATGGTGTAGCTGTTTTAGATTTAAATGACATGTTGGACAAAGTGGATTTGGTTTTGGAATGTGCTTCTCCGGATTCTGTTAAAGAACATGCTCCAAATGTATTGTCTCATGGTATAGATATGATTATTATGAGTATTGGTGCGTTTATGGATAAGGAATTCTACAGTAAAGTAAATGATATTTGTAAAAAGAAAGGTACAAGAATACACCTTCCTTCAGGAGCAGTTGTAGGACTGGACGGTATTAAAGCTGTAGCTGATTTTAATTTGGAAGAAGTTAACCTGGTTACTCGTAAATCTCCTAAATCTTTAGGTAAAGATATTGATGAAGAGGAAGTTTTATTTGAAGGTAAGGCATCAGAAGCAGTAAAAGAGTTTCCACTTAATATTAACGTAGCTGCAACTATAAGTTTGGCCTGTAATCAGGACATTAATGTAAAAATTATTGTAGATCCGAATGTAGACAGAAATGTCCATGAAATTACTGCAAAAGGAGATTTTGGAGAGTTTAAAACAACTACTAAAAATTTCCCATGCAGTGCAAATCCGAAAACCAGTATGCTGGCTGCACTTTCCGCAATTAAATTGCTTAAAAGTTTCAATGAATCCATTACTGTAGGATTGTAG
- a CDS encoding helix-turn-helix domain-containing protein, producing the protein MSGKSKINVFNKMTKTALDEEISTYVAYHRYYQRLIAVKIVSEGNTIADAANILGKSYQTVHRWIKTCESEGLEGLKPSFGGGRPSKLTYDQLIELDKIIEKTPNMSMKDVHLLVNEKFNVDYSLKQIGKIVRKLGYNYSKAYPKFSKSPEDAEEQLKKT; encoded by the coding sequence ATGTCAGGAAAATCTAAAATTAATGTTTTTAACAAAATGACAAAAACTGCTTTGGATGAAGAAATAAGTACTTATGTGGCATATCATAGATACTATCAGCGGTTAATTGCAGTTAAAATAGTTAGTGAAGGAAATACAATTGCAGATGCGGCAAATATATTGGGAAAATCTTATCAAACAGTTCATAGATGGATAAAAACTTGTGAATCTGAAGGATTAGAAGGTTTAAAACCATCATTTGGTGGTGGAAGGCCATCAAAATTAACTTATGATCAATTGATTGAATTAGATAAAATCATTGAAAAAACACCAAATATGTCAATGAAAGATGTACATCTTCTTGTTAATGAAAAATTCAATGTAGATTATAGTTTAAAGCAAATAGGAAAAATTGTGAGAAAATTAGGATACAATTACAGCAAAGCATATCCTAAATTTTCAAAATCACCTGAAGATGCAGAAGAACAATTAAAAAAAACTTAG
- a CDS encoding tRNA(His) guanylyltransferase Thg1 family protein — MKEYEVYGDLKVPVNSRIILRLDGRSFHSLAKNLNLEKPYDEDFAGLMVKVSKDLFNEFAPVFIYTFSDEISILLDNIPFNGRIEKINSVVASFAASSFTYNLNKEIAKPVAFDSRIIPINDKDIPKYFKWRQDEAWRNCINAYGIHILKSKYSDKTANEKIKGLKSSDIHELLFNEGINLNNVDNWKKRGIAIYKQNKEIVGYNKKENKNQVSYRSFLFEDFEIPIFSENFFKDINII, encoded by the coding sequence ATGAAGGAATATGAAGTTTACGGGGATTTGAAAGTTCCTGTAAACTCAAGAATTATCTTAAGACTGGATGGGAGAAGTTTCCATTCATTAGCTAAAAATTTAAACCTTGAAAAACCCTATGATGAAGATTTTGCAGGATTGATGGTTAAAGTGTCTAAAGATTTATTCAATGAGTTTGCTCCAGTATTTATTTACACATTTTCAGATGAAATAAGCATTCTTTTGGATAATATTCCATTTAATGGCAGAATTGAAAAAATAAATTCAGTAGTAGCCAGTTTTGCAGCCAGTTCATTTACATACAATTTAAATAAGGAAATTGCCAAGCCGGTTGCATTTGACAGCAGAATTATTCCGATAAATGATAAGGATATTCCTAAATATTTTAAATGGAGACAGGACGAGGCCTGGAGAAACTGCATAAATGCTTATGGAATTCATATTTTAAAATCAAAATATAGTGATAAAACAGCTAATGAAAAAATAAAAGGATTGAAGTCTTCAGATATCCATGAACTCTTATTTAATGAAGGGATAAATTTAAACAATGTTGATAATTGGAAAAAACGGGGAATAGCTATTTATAAACAAAATAAAGAAATCGTAGGTTACAATAAAAAGGAAAATAAAAATCAGGTATCTTACCGTAGCTTTTTATTTGAGGATTTTGAAATTCCAATTTTCAGCGAAAACTTTTTTAAGGATATAAATATAATTTAA
- a CDS encoding transposase, which translates to MKITKFFTEKIIKTIEKYKDDTTSTIARIIGKHCNRESHNNVKKRREIKRKITLNLLEKEDLITKMQNEQRICLILDNYSIHKSAFIKKIALPPNITLIYLPPYSPHLNPIEQIWRQMKREIKHHYLESREFLQELTIKTYKKSIYKTKVHDKWLETFITKVWQLTIFSKIMANSHRHNLKMKK; encoded by the coding sequence ATGAAAATAACAAAGTTTTTCACAGAAAAAATAATAAAAACAATTGAAAAATATAAAGACGATACAACCTCAACAATTGCCAGAATCATTGGAAAACACTGCAATCGAGAATCACACAATAATGTAAAAAAAAGAAGAGAAATAAAAAGAAAAATAACCTTAAATCTATTAGAAAAAGAAGACCTGATAACAAAAATGCAAAACGAACAAAGAATATGTTTAATCTTAGATAATTACAGCATTCATAAGTCTGCATTCATCAAAAAAATAGCACTACCTCCCAATATTACATTAATATACCTTCCACCGTACTCTCCACATCTAAATCCAATAGAACAAATATGGAGACAAATGAAACGAGAAATTAAACATCATTACCTAGAATCAAGAGAATTTTTACAAGAATTAACAATAAAAACCTACAAAAAATCGATTTATAAAACAAAAGTTCATGACAAATGGCTCGAAACATTTATAACAAAAGTTTGGCAACTAACTATATTTAGTAAAATAATGGCAAATTCACATAGACATAACTTGAAAATGAAAAAATAA
- a CDS encoding tRNA-binding protein — protein sequence MWDTSKDYRILVANHAREQYLNIIQTASFRGNWNKKLAIETAKNMNSDFQSLSYSYLEGDDLVNSPDVAAIIEKGEKIVECLGGDGWNKSFISNAPKEDKEKTIENVAKVRFFIDSVLGLKDRLALGPINDPIIGIDIKVGEIMSVTKHPNADSLMICNVNLGKRAITVVTNDLNVKEGNSVGVSLLPPQSFMETTSEGMFLGMDGNILKEVEGNLGEMPKGIPMDSLNETRNLVEAFLK from the coding sequence TTGTGGGACACAAGTAAAGATTATAGAATTTTAGTAGCAAACCATGCAAGAGAACAATATTTGAATATTATCCAAACTGCATCATTTAGAGGAAACTGGAATAAAAAATTAGCTATTGAAACAGCAAAAAACATGAACAGTGATTTCCAATCATTGAGTTACTCTTATCTTGAAGGAGATGATTTAGTTAACTCTCCAGATGTTGCAGCAATAATTGAAAAAGGAGAAAAAATTGTTGAATGTTTAGGTGGAGACGGATGGAACAAATCTTTTATAAGCAATGCTCCTAAAGAGGATAAGGAAAAAACAATTGAAAATGTAGCTAAAGTAAGATTCTTTATAGACTCTGTTTTAGGCCTTAAAGACCGTTTAGCCCTAGGTCCCATCAATGATCCGATTATTGGAATTGATATAAAAGTTGGAGAAATAATGAGTGTTACAAAACATCCAAATGCAGATTCCTTAATGATATGTAATGTTAATTTAGGAAAAAGGGCCATAACTGTAGTTACAAATGATTTAAATGTAAAAGAAGGAAACAGTGTTGGCGTGTCATTACTTCCGCCACAGTCATTTATGGAAACAACCAGTGAAGGAATGTTTCTTGGAATGGACGGAAATATCTTAAAAGAAGTTGAAGGAAATCTCGGAGAAATGCCAAAAGGAATTCCTATGGATTCCCTTAATGAAACACGTAATCTGGTAGAAGCCTTTCTAAAATAG
- the serA gene encoding phosphoglycerate dehydrogenase, with amino-acid sequence MKVLIADAINEKGIENLKEAAEVVVDTTITPEELANTIHEYEGIIVRSRTKLTKEVIDKADNLKIIARAGVGVDNIDLNAATEKGIMVVNSPESTSITVAEHTMGLLLSLARKSAIADKSVKEGKWEKKKFMGVELRNKTLGVIGMGRIGSQVVNRCKAFEMDAVAYDPYLPEEVAAQMGVELTDLETVLKKADFITIHVPLTPETKHLISTKEFEIMKDTAFIANCARGGIIDEDALYEALSNDKIGGAALDVYEEEPPAKDCKLFELDNIVLTPHIAASTKEAQRDAAIIVADEIIDLINGGTPQNVLNLPRIDRNTYQEVTPYLELCEKLGSFISQAVNGKIKEIEVIYSGELSKIDNLEMLTRTVLQGAVNPFLSSPVTAVNASIVAKNRGIIVTEGKTENSKGYDSLIKVTAKSEDDEFSAEGTTLHDPKILKVNDYWVDVKPEGHMFIAKYEDVPGSIGKIGTALGEYGINIGIMQVGRDEKGGRAIMILTLDKEIPKEVIKGIQDLDNVYDAIGLEL; translated from the coding sequence ATGAAAGTACTTATTGCAGATGCAATTAATGAAAAAGGTATTGAAAATTTAAAGGAGGCTGCAGAAGTCGTTGTAGACACTACAATCACTCCTGAAGAATTAGCAAATACAATTCATGAATATGAAGGTATTATCGTAAGAAGTAGAACAAAACTTACTAAAGAAGTTATTGACAAAGCAGACAATCTTAAAATAATCGCAAGAGCAGGTGTTGGAGTAGACAATATTGATTTAAATGCTGCTACCGAAAAAGGTATTATGGTAGTTAACTCTCCAGAATCAACCTCCATTACTGTAGCAGAACACACTATGGGATTATTACTCAGTCTTGCTCGTAAATCAGCAATTGCAGACAAATCTGTAAAAGAAGGTAAATGGGAAAAGAAAAAATTCATGGGTGTTGAACTCAGAAACAAAACCCTCGGTGTAATCGGAATGGGTAGAATCGGTTCACAGGTTGTAAACAGATGTAAAGCATTTGAAATGGATGCTGTAGCATACGACCCATACTTGCCTGAAGAAGTAGCTGCTCAAATGGGAGTGGAATTAACTGATTTGGAAACTGTCCTTAAAAAAGCTGATTTCATTACAATTCACGTACCTCTTACTCCAGAAACAAAACATTTAATCTCTACAAAAGAGTTCGAAATAATGAAAGACACAGCATTTATTGCAAACTGTGCACGTGGTGGAATCATAGATGAAGATGCATTATATGAAGCATTGTCCAATGATAAAATTGGAGGAGCGGCTTTAGATGTATATGAAGAAGAACCTCCAGCTAAAGACTGCAAATTATTCGAACTTGACAATATTGTATTAACTCCACATATTGCAGCTTCAACTAAAGAAGCACAAAGAGATGCTGCAATCATTGTAGCTGATGAAATTATCGATTTAATCAACGGAGGAACACCTCAAAATGTATTAAACCTCCCACGTATCGACAGAAACACCTATCAGGAAGTAACTCCTTACTTAGAATTATGTGAAAAATTAGGTAGTTTCATCTCACAAGCAGTAAACGGAAAAATTAAAGAAATTGAAGTTATTTACTCCGGAGAATTATCCAAAATCGACAATCTTGAAATGTTAACCAGAACTGTACTTCAGGGAGCAGTAAATCCATTTTTAAGCTCACCAGTTACTGCAGTAAATGCTTCCATTGTAGCTAAAAACAGAGGAATCATTGTAACTGAAGGCAAAACTGAAAATTCAAAAGGATATGATTCCTTAATTAAAGTAACTGCAAAAAGTGAAGATGATGAATTCTCTGCAGAAGGAACTACCTTACACGACCCTAAAATCTTAAAAGTAAATGACTACTGGGTAGATGTAAAACCTGAAGGCCATATGTTCATAGCTAAATATGAAGATGTGCCTGGAAGCATCGGTAAAATTGGCACCGCATTAGGTGAATACGGAATAAACATCGGAATTATGCAAGTGGGAAGAGATGAAAAAGGCGGAAGAGCTATTATGATCTTAACTCTTGATAAAGAAATTCCAAAAGAAGTAATAAAAGGAATCCAAGACTTAGACAATGTCTATGACGCTATTGGATTAGAATTATAA